Within Synechococcus sp. NB0720_010, the genomic segment CTGTGACTAGGGTTGAGCTGAAGAGTTGGTCCGTAGTGCCTTCTGTCCAAAGCAGTCAGTGATCCAGAGGCCATTCTTCAGCTGCTACTGAATGCCGAGTACCACCTCAAACTTGGCTCCTGGCTCCAGAAGCATGGTGGCGATGGGTCGATGCTCTGGTCGCCGCAGCTCTGTCAGATTCTTCGCTCGGAGGAAGGAGGTGGGCAGACCATGGACCAGTTACTCGCTGTCGTCGCCAAAGAAGATCGAGAGCGAGTCCGAACGGAACTCCAGCAATCGCAATTGAGCGGACAAGCCGGCCGAATCAGGCATCGACTTCGCTTGAAGGATGGCGATGAGTGCTTCGTCGATCATCGCTGCTTTACAAGCTATGACAACAAAGGACGCCCTCTCTACTCCATCGGGACCCTGCAGGAGTGCCCAGGAGTTCAAAGCACCAAAGGCGAAAGATTCGATCCAAACCAAACAGACAGGCTGACCTGTCTACCCAATCGCGCAGCAACAGACATCTACATCAGTGAGCTCATCCGTGACGTCATCAGTGGAGTCAGCAAAAACACCAGGATCACAGTCACCTGCCTAGACATCGATCACTTCCAAGAGATCAATGACACGTTTGGAATCGCCAATGGAAACAGACTTTTAGTCTGGATAGCGAGACATCTTCGCGATCAGATCACCCCGGAAGACTGGCTGGCAAGGCTCGAAAGCGACAGCTTTGTCATCATTCAGACAGACGGAATCCAGAGCACTCAGGACGCCATCCAGCATGGCAAACGGTTACAGAAGGGGCTTCGATTAACTTCGAGGAGCCTAGAAAAGCTGCCATCAATACACCTCAGTGCCTGCATTGGGATCAGCACTTGGCCTGGCATCACAACAGCCGATGACGATCCGATTCAATCCGCCAGAACAGCGCTTGCCGCTGCCCAACGACGCGGGCCAGGAAAAGTTCAGGTGTATTCAGAATCCCTCAGCGCGACGATTCGCGAGGCCCTTGACCTCGAGCAAAAGCTCTCGACTGCCATTGAAAGGAATGAACTCGAACTTCACTATCAGCTGCAGTTTGATCAGAGAGGCAGCCTCATGGGAGCAGAAGCACTGCTTCGGTGGGACCGTCACGGGGAAGCCTTTATTCCATGTAAACGATTTATCCCT encodes:
- a CDS encoding GGDEF and EAL domain-containing protein produces the protein MDQLLAVVAKEDRERVRTELQQSQLSGQAGRIRHRLRLKDGDECFVDHRCFTSYDNKGRPLYSIGTLQECPGVQSTKGERFDPNQTDRLTCLPNRAATDIYISELIRDVISGVSKNTRITVTCLDIDHFQEINDTFGIANGNRLLVWIARHLRDQITPEDWLARLESDSFVIIQTDGIQSTQDAIQHGKRLQKGLRLTSRSLEKLPSIHLSACIGISTWPGITTADDDPIQSARTALAAAQRRGPGKVQVYSESLSATIREALDLEQKLSTAIERNELELHYQLQFDQRGSLMGAEALLRWDRHGEAFIPCKRFIPVAEQSGLIEDIGSWALKNAVQQFAEWQRNNINIPKLSINVSAEQLNPDAEPLDELITEICHLEGLSPSHIELELTETALLKNPNDAAMRLQRLQKLGVCLWVDDFGTGFSNLKSLQRLPLKGFKIDKSFVRDMEQDPNDYSIVRATTQLAHGLGLKSLAEGVESIQQLQQLKRLGCDGFQGFLLAKPKNAEEMARELNDTLSHAKRLCMADEPE